A DNA window from Coffea arabica cultivar ET-39 chromosome 6c, Coffea Arabica ET-39 HiFi, whole genome shotgun sequence contains the following coding sequences:
- the LOC113696768 gene encoding L-type lectin-domain containing receptor kinase VIII.1, with protein sequence MTSLRGDFPGTIVLTLLINCVVFLHSPVSVSAAQFDFGTLAISSLKLIGDAHMLNGSVRLTGDLTVPNSGAGKVLFSKPVRFLQPGSQNPVSFSTFFSFSVTNLNPSSIGGGLAFIITPDDVALGDAGGYLGIMDSEGAQASVVAVEFDTLMDVEFKDINGNHVGLDLNSMVSAEASDLDAVGVDLKSGDLVNSWIDYSGSTRILNVFVSYSNLKPKEPLLSTTLNLNEYVNDVMFVGFSGSTQGSTETHSIEWWSFSSSFDVNSKSNSPSAMSSTPPPPPPPPGNNVNSTSPALAPSQSNNASSSTALHEKSSSKCHNQLCKQGPGAVVGVVTAGAFFLALCALLLIWVYSKKFKHVKNSETLAKDIIKMPKEFSYKELKLATKGFDSTRVIGHGAFGTVYKGILPDSGDIVAVKRCSHSGQGKTEFLSELSIIGTLRHRNLVRLQGWCHEKGEILLVYDLMPNGSLDKALFESRMVLPWAHRLKILLGVASALAYLHQECENQVIHRDIKSSNIMLDEGFNARLGDFGLARQVEHDKSPDATVAAGTMGYLAPEYLLTGRASEKTDVFSYGAVVLEVASGRRPIEKEASGVGKVGVGSNLVEWVWSLHKEGRLLTAADSRICGEFEEAEMRRVLLVGLACSHPDPMARPAMRGVVQMLVGEAEVPLVPRARPAALSFSTSHLLLNLQDSVSDLNGLLTISTSSSDHSFNGDGINLV encoded by the coding sequence ATGACGTCACTTCGCGGCGATTTTCCCGGCACCATTGTACTGACACTCCTCATCAACTGTGTGGTGTTTCTCCACTCTCCCGTCAGCGTCTCCGCCGCTCAATTTGATTTCGGCACGTTAGCCATATCCAGCCTGAAGCTAATCGGGGATGCCCACATGCTCAACGGGAGCGTGAGGCTAACTGGCGATCTGACTGTCCCCAACTCCGGCGCCGGGAAAGTCTTGTTTTCGAAACCCGTCAGGTTCCTCCAGCCTGGGTCTCAGAATCCAGTGAGCTTCTCTACATTCTTCTCATTCTCGGTTACTAATTTGAATCCGTCCTCCATTGGTGGCGGTCTAGCGTTTATCATCACGCCGGACGACGTTGCGCTGGGCGACGCCGGAGGATACTTGGGGATCATGGACTCAGAGGGTGCCCAAGCCAGCGTCGTGGCCGTCGAATTCGACACTCTGATGGACGTTGAGTTCAAGGACATCAATGGGAACCACGTGGGTTTGGATCTGAATTCCATGGTGTCAGCTGAAGCAAGCGACTTGGATGCCGTCGGCGTGGATCTCAAGAGCGGTGACTTGGTTAACTCGTGGATCGACTACTCCGGGTCAACCCGGATACTGAATGTATTTGTATCCTACTCCAATCTCAAACCGAAAGAGCCGCTGCTATCAACCACCCTTAATCTTAACGAGTACGTGAATGATGTCATGTTCGTCGGGTTTAGTGGGTCGACTCAGGGGAGCACTGAGACTCATAGCATTGAATGGTGGAGTTTCAGTTCGTCATTTGACGTAAATTCCAAGTCTAACTCCCCGTCAGCAATGTCATCAACACCGCCACCGCCACCGCCACCGCCTGGGAACAACGTCAACTCAACGTCCCCTGCCTTAGCTCCATCGCAGTCTAACAACGCCAGTAGCAGTACAGCCTTGCACGAGAAGAGCAGCAGCAAGTGTCACAACCAATTGTGTAAACAAGGCCCAGGGGCCGTTGTTGGGGTGGTCACGGCTGGTGCTTTCTTTCTGGCATTATGTGCATTGCTTCTGATATGGGTTTACTCCAAAAAATTCAAGCACGTAAAAAATTCCGAGACATTGGCTAAAGATATCATCAAGATGCCCAAGGAATTCAGCTATAAGGAGCTTAAGCTTGCGACCAAAGGATTTGATTCTACGCGGGTTATTGGGCACGGCGCGTTCGGGACGGTGTATAAGGGTATACTGCCGGATAGCGGCGACATTGTTGCGGTGAAGAGATGTAGCCATAGTGGGCAGGGGAAGACAGAGTTTTTGTCTGAATTGTCGATAATCGGAACCCTTAGGCATAGAAATCTCGTCAGGCTACAAGGTTGGTGCCATGAGAAGGGTGAGATTTTGTTGGTCTACGACTTGATGCCCAATGGGAGTCTTGACAAGGCATTATTCGAGTCGAGGATGGTTTTGCCGTGGGCTCACAGGCTGAAGATTTTGTTAGGCGTTGCTTCTGCCTTGGCCTATTTGCATCAAGAATGCGAAAATCAGGTGATTCACAGGGACATTAAGAGCAGTAACATAATGTTAGACGAAGGGTTCAATGCTAGATTAGGAGATTTTGGGCTGGCGAGGCAAGTTGAGCATGACAAATCTCCCGATGCTACGGTGGCTGCGGGAACGATGGGCTACTTGGCTCCCGAGTATTTGTTAACCGGGAGGGCTTCTGAGAAAACGGATGTTTTTAGCTACGGAGCGGTGGTGCTGGAGGTGGCCAGTGGGAGGAGGCCCATCGAGAAAGAAGCGAGTGGGGTGGGGAAAGTTGGGGTGGGGAGTAATTTGGTGGAATGGGTGTGGAGCTTGCACAAAGAAGGGAGGCTGTTGACGGCGGCTGATTCGAGGATTTGCGGAGAGTTTGAGGAGGCGGAGATGAGGAGGGTGCTATTGGTGGGGTTAGCTTGCTCTCACCCGGACCCAATGGCCAGACCTGCAATGAGGGGTGTGGTCCAAATGCTGGTGGGCGAGGCTGAGGTCCCATTAGTCCCCAGAGCAAGGCCAGCCGCCTTGAGTTTCAGCACATCTCACCTTCTGCTGAACTTGCAGGACAGCGTTTCTGATTTGAATGGATTGCTCACCATCTCTACCTCCTCGTCGGATCACAGCTTTAACGGTGATGGAATCAACCTCGTTTAA
- the LOC140004289 gene encoding peroxidase 21-like, whose protein sequence is MANRIPRSSSCFFIFLLLPLLLQFCSGKSDLQLNYYSESCPRAEEIIKEQVINLYHKHGNTAISWLRNIFHDCMVKSCDASLLLDNAPGMESEKNSARSFGMRNFKYINTIKQALESECPGTVSCADIVALSARDGVVLLGGPEIEMKTGRKDSKVSHAADVDSLIPNHNDSMSSVLSRFQSVGIDAEGTVALLGGHSVGRIHCINFVDRLYPNADPTLNPAHVEYLKRRCPSPKPDPKAVEYSRDDLATPMVLDNLYHKSILDGKGLLIVDQELASDPLTSPFVQKMAADNDYFHDQFSRALLILSENNPLLNDEGEIRKDCRFANKN, encoded by the exons ATGGCCAACAGGATCCCTCGTTCTAGCTCCTGCTTCTTCATCTTTCTGTTATTACCGTTGCTCTTACAGTTTTGTTCTg GGAAAAGTGATCTCCAATTAAACTACTACTCAGAAAGTTGCCCAAGGGCTGAAGAGATCATCAAAGAGCAAGTCATCAACCTGTACCACAAGCATGGAAATACTGCAATTTCGTGGCTCAGAAATATATTCCATGATTGCATGGTTAAG TCATGCGATGCGTCGCTTCTGCTGGACAACGCCCCTGGCATGGAGTCTGAGAAGAACTCAGCGAGGAGCTTTGGAATGAGAAACTTCAAGTACATAAACACAATTAAGCAGGCCCTGGAAAGTGAATGCCCCGGTACAGTTTCTTGTGCTGATATCGTCGCTCTCTCTGCAAGGGATGGCGTCGTTTTG TTGGGAGGGccagaaattgagatgaaaaccGGGAGGAAAGACAGCAAAGTCAGTCATGCTGCGGACGTTGACAGCCTTATTCCTAACCATAACGATAGCATGTCTTCAGTTCTTTCGCGCTTTCAGTCGGTTGGGATCGATGCAGAAGGAACTGTTGCTTTACTAG GCGGTCACTCAGTGGGGCGAATTCATTGCATCAATTTTGTGGACAGACTCTATCCAAACGCTGACCCGACCCTTAACCCTGCTCATGTTGAATACCTCAAACGTCGATGCCCCTCCCCAAAACCAGACCCCAAGGCGGTGGAGTATTCCAGAGATGATCTTGCAACGCCCATGGTGCTCGATAACTTATATCACAAGAGCATCTTGGACGGCAAAGGGCTCCTGATAGTCGATCAAGAATTGGCTTCGGATCCTTTGACGTCTCCTTTTGTCCAGAAGATGGCTGCTGACAATGACTACTTCCACGACCAGTTTTCAAGGGCTCTGCTGATTTTGTCCGAGAATAATCCCCTTCTCAATGATGAGGGAGAGATAAGAAAGGATTGTCGCTTTGCTAACAAGAATTAA